CCGGTGATCGCCGCGAAGTTGGCCATCGTCGTGTTGAGGTTCTTGGCCGTGTCGGAGAGCGCATCGACGAGCTGCTGGATGCGCTGCGAGTTGTTGCCCACCAGCGCATTGAGGTTGCCGGTGAGATCGACGATGTTGTTGCCGCTGAGGTTGATCACGCGATTGAGCTGGGCCATCGTGACGTTGAGCGATGCGGAGAACGCCGTGAAGTTCGCGTCAGCGTTCGTGATGAGATGATCGGTGTGCGCGGCGACGTCGTTGAAGCGATGCGCGATCTGCGGCATCTCGACGTTGAGCATCGCGATGGTCTTCTCCAGGCTCTTGAGCTGGACTTGGCTCTCGCTCACGAGATCGCCGATCGTCGGCGGCAGCACGCCCCAGGGCGCGTCGTCCGGATTTTCCGGGATGCCCGCTTGCAGCACGGTGGCATGCGCGAGGTCGAGCGGCGGTTTGATGGACAGCGTCGATTGCCCGGTGAGCGTGCTCTCGACGGTGAACGTCGATTCGCGGTAGATGCGCGCGCCTTTGTTGATCGCGGCTTCGGCGAGCACGGTCTGGTCCGGCAAGAGCCGGATGCGGGTGACGTCGCCGACGGCGACGCCGGAGACGACGACCGAGGCGCCCTCTTGCAAGCCACCGACATCTTTGAAGTGGATCGCGATCGGATAGCCGCGCGCGCGCTGACCGATGTCGCTGATGTACACGAATACGAGAAATGCGGCCACCAGGCCGAGCAGCGTGAAGATGCCGACCCGGATCTGCTGCGCTGATGGGCTTGCGCCGCGCTGGCTAGAGCGGGATCGGGCCAAGTTCGCTCCCCTGTAGGAACTGCTGGACGATCGGGTTGGGCGAGCGCCGGATCTCGTTGACCGTACCCGACTCGATGATCGTGCCTTCGAACAGCATCGCGACCGTGTCCGAGAGCGCGTAGATCGAACGCAGGTCGTGCGAGACCACCACCGAGGTGGCCTTGAGGCGCTCCTGGATGCTCTTGATCGTGGTGACGATGATGTGCGTCATGATCGGATCCAGCCCCGAAGTCGGCTCGTCGAAGAGGATGATTTCCGGGTCATTCACGATTGCGCGCGCGAACCCCGCCCGTTTTTGCATGCCCCCGGACAGCTCGCCGGGCAGGCTGTTCTCCACATCTGACAGGCCGAGGGCCTCAAGCGTTTCGGACACCCGGCGGTCGATCTCGGCCTTGGTCATGCGGGTGTGCTCCCACAGCGGATAGGCCACGTTTTCGGCGATGGTCATCGAGTCGAACAGAGCGGAGTACTGGAACGCGAACCCCATCTTCTTGCGCATCTCGATCAGCTCGTGTTCGTTCCAGCCGGTGATGTTCTCGCCGTCGATGTAGACCGCGCCCGCATCCGCGTGCCGCAAACCGTTGATGACGCGCAAAATGGTGGACTTGCCGGCCCCGGACAGTCCGATGATGCCGGTCACCTGGCCGCGCTTGCAGTCGACCGAGCAATCCGACAGCACGATCTTCTCATCGTACTTGAGCGCGACGCGGTCGAGCCGAATGGCGATATCGTCGGCCGGCAGCGGCGGCCCGGCGAACAGGCCTTGCGCGAGATTGAGCCCGCTCATCGCAGTTCCATCATCGGAAGAGCACGTACGAGAGCCCGAAGTTGAACGCGAAGGTGAGAATCACGGCGGTGACCACCGCATTCGTCGTGGCCCGCCCCACTCCGTCGGCGCCGCCTTCCGCGCGAAAGCCCTCGTAGCAGGCGATGATCGCCACGATCGCGCCGAAGACCGCCGCCTTGATAAGGCCGTTGTAGAAATCGCTCGGGTCGGTCCCACGTTGGACCGAGTGGAAATACGTGTATTGCGGAATGCCGGCGACCCAGTGCGCCATGTAGTAGCCGGCGCTGATGCCGATGATGTCGGCGAAGACGGTCAGCAGCGGCACCGTAAAGATGCACGCGATGAGGCGCGGTGTGACCAGCACTTTCACGGGGCTCACACCCATCGATTGAAACGCTTCGATCTGCTCGGTGACTTTCATCGCCCCGAGCGAGGCCGCGATGGCCGCGCCGGCTCGGCCTGCGAAGACAACGGCGGTGAGCAGTGGACCGAGTTCGCGGAACGTGCCGTAGGCGACGCTGCTGCCGACGTATTCGGTGAAACCGTTCTGGACGGCGGCCTTGGCCGTCTCCAATGAGATGACCGCGCCGGTGAACAGCGACGTCAGCACGATGATCGGCCAGGACTCCACGCCGAGGAAGTACGCCTGGCGCAACACTTCGCTCGGCCGTATCTGCAGCGTCACGGCATAGCGCAGCGCGTCGCCGAGCATCATGGTGACGCCGCCGGCATATCCGAAGAAGCGATAGAACGGATCGAGGATGACGCGCTGGATCATTGCGCGAGGCCGCGGTTGACCGATTCGTCGAGCAGATCGAGCACGCGCTTTGCCGCGCTTTGCCTGCGCTGCGCGACCGCGCGCTCAGCTTGCAAATTGTACTGGCGCTGATACAGGTCGTCGAGCTTGCGGTCGATCTGCGCGAGGTGCTCCTGTGATTCGTCCGCCATATCGCCGAAATACTTGGCGGCGGCGCGAGCGAGCGCCTCGATTGCCGCGGGCCCTTCGCCGCGGCGCACGCGTTCGCGTGCTTTTGTGAGCGCGCGGTCGGTGATGTGGAATTCGTCGATCAGCGCGAGCAGGCCGTCGAGGTCGCTCACGATGCGGCCTTGGCGCTCTTGCCGAACGCCGGCAATTCGAACGGTTTGAGGACGTCGCGCTGGCTCTCGATGAGCGCCGTCACGCCTTTGCCCGCGAGCGCGAGCAGACGATCCAGCTCCGCGCGGGCGAACGGCATGCCCTCGCCGGTCCCTTGGATCTCGACGAATCTGCCATCGCCCGTCATCGCCACGTTCATGTCCACTTGCGCCCGCGCATCTTCTTCATAACACAGGTCGAGCATCGGGCGGCCGTCCACCAACCCGACGGATGTGGCGGCGAGCCAATCGGTCAACGGCCAGCCGCGCAGCTTGTTGGCCTGGCGAAGGTGGACCAGAGCAAGAACGAGGGCCATGAATGCGCCGGTGATCGCCGCGGTGCGCGTCCCGCCGTCGGCTTCGAGGACATCGCAGTCGAGGAGGATCGTGCGCTCACCGAGCGCGCGCAGATCGACGACCGAGCGCAAACTGCGCCCGATGATGCGCTGGATTTCATGCGTGCGCCCGCCGAGCCGACCCTTGACGGCTTCGCGCTGCGTGCGTTCGGCGGTAGAGCGTGGCAAGAGCGCGTACTCTGCCGTCACCCAGCCGGTGCCCTGGCCTTTGAGGAATAGCGGCGC
This Candidatus Eremiobacteraceae bacterium DNA region includes the following protein-coding sequences:
- a CDS encoding MlaD family protein, producing MARSRSSQRGASPSAQQIRVGIFTLLGLVAAFLVFVYISDIGQRARGYPIAIHFKDVGGLQEGASVVVSGVAVGDVTRIRLLPDQTVLAEAAINKGARIYRESTFTVESTLTGQSTLSIKPPLDLAHATVLQAGIPENPDDAPWGVLPPTIGDLVSESQVQLKSLEKTIAMLNVEMPQIAHRFNDVAAHTDHLITNADANFTAFSASLNVTMAQLNRVINLSGNNIVDLTGNLNALVGNNSQRIQQLVDALSDTAKNLNTTMANFAAITG
- a CDS encoding ATP-binding cassette domain-containing protein, with translation MSGLNLAQGLFAGPPLPADDIAIRLDRVALKYDEKIVLSDCSVDCKRGQVTGIIGLSGAGKSTILRVINGLRHADAGAVYIDGENITGWNEHELIEMRKKMGFAFQYSALFDSMTIAENVAYPLWEHTRMTKAEIDRRVSETLEALGLSDVENSLPGELSGGMQKRAGFARAIVNDPEIILFDEPTSGLDPIMTHIIVTTIKSIQERLKATSVVVSHDLRSIYALSDTVAMLFEGTIIESGTVNEIRRSPNPIVQQFLQGSELGPIPL
- a CDS encoding ABC transporter permease, coding for MIQRVILDPFYRFFGYAGGVTMMLGDALRYAVTLQIRPSEVLRQAYFLGVESWPIIVLTSLFTGAVISLETAKAAVQNGFTEYVGSSVAYGTFRELGPLLTAVVFAGRAGAAIAASLGAMKVTEQIEAFQSMGVSPVKVLVTPRLIACIFTVPLLTVFADIIGISAGYYMAHWVAGIPQYTYFHSVQRGTDPSDFYNGLIKAAVFGAIVAIIACYEGFRAEGGADGVGRATTNAVVTAVILTFAFNFGLSYVLFR
- the rph gene encoding ribonuclease PH, with product MRTDGRADDQPRPFTVALNYLRFAEGSALVEIGNTRVLCAATVEDRAPLFLKGQGTGWVTAEYALLPRSTAERTQREAVKGRLGGRTHEIQRIIGRSLRSVVDLRALGERTILLDCDVLEADGGTRTAAITGAFMALVLALVHLRQANKLRGWPLTDWLAATSVGLVDGRPMLDLCYEEDARAQVDMNVAMTGDGRFVEIQGTGEGMPFARAELDRLLALAGKGVTALIESQRDVLKPFELPAFGKSAKAAS